In Mya arenaria isolate MELC-2E11 chromosome 1, ASM2691426v1, the genomic stretch TGTAACTTTGGTGCCATCTCCCGCACTACTCGCATTCCACTCCATGCTGCCTAGGCCGAATCTCCTTCTCACAATCTACAAAAGGATAGTccattttacaaacaaacactcacaattaataaatatgacttaataaaaatgaaaaatccaATATACACTTAAAAACTTGTCAATACGACttaacaaacatgaataatCCAATATACACTTTAAAAATTGTCATCCAGCACCACATTCATGAACTCATTTCTACAATAAAAGCTTTGCTAAcaatcaatcattttaaactaaatctaaattgtaattaaaaatatcaaagcgAAGGTGTGCAAACTAAATTAAGTCAGTTATTAAGCTTAGTGTGAACCGActttaatattgtgcaaactaaATTATTTGAAGTCAGTTATAAAACTAAGTGCGAACCCACTTTAATCTTTCTTCAAAGGATTATTGCACAATGTGATAATTTAGATGCCCTATCTTCTCTAATTAATAAGTCTTTAATAtgtgcaaattattttttatattttaaaacatttaaattatcaacaaatgcTACTGTTTGATTAGCAATTATGTAAATTCAATATAgcttaaaatattacaatatattaccttcaaatataatttcaaataaaaaaatgagtgggggctatttgaccaaaatgggggcgttCTGACCAATTTGGGggcgttttgaccattttttttccGAGTGGGGGCTATTTGGCCAAAGgtgtgggggctatttgaccaaaatgggggctatttgacttgagggctatttgacttgggggctatttgacttgggggctatttgaccaggtTCCCAACACAAGAAAAAGCCAAACTTACCGGCGATACTGTAAAACTTTCGTTTTACCCTTTCAATTTCCAACCCCGTTGGAAATTTAACGTATCTGTTTAACAGTCCTGCAAGGATAACAGATACGCCATGAATTGCGTTGCCGACAGCCGACCAAGACACGCCATGAGCCTGTGCAATTACGATGTGATGCGCTCCGGTTGCGAAAAACTGAAGGCAGCACAATACCGTCAGGAGAGGGGGGAGCGGGTTGCTCCTCATCGTCGCTGTACCGATCGTTGGCTCCACGATTCCAACTAATATCATAATTGATTCCGGAAAAAAATCTATATCTTTTCCGGACACTCTCAACATCTAAAATCTCTAAAGGGTTGTTTCTGTCTGTAAATACACGCGGTCGACGAGGCAACCTAAATCTACGATACCGGTAATATCTGTCGAGTTGtcagtccgccatgacagttgaGATTTACTTCACGTGAGACAGCTACGTAGTAGACTCACGTTTTCAGACCCAGTCTCAATGATTTGAGTCAaagtctgagtctgagtctcttTGTAAACACCGTTAAAAAATAGAGTCTGTAATTAGTGAGTGTGAGTCcagactcagacttgagaccgTTCGTAATCACGGCCCCTGCTCAAAAGGCAACATATGGTCAAATTATGAGCattcaaatacattcaaacaattaATTGGTATATCTCCATCTTGGgctataacatttatatctaaCATTTTCCCTGGTTCTAAAAGTGATGCCAAAATTGTACAAGTTTCAGGATTTATAGACAATATTGGAAAAGGCGATGATATCATCATTAATGGCTGATCGTGGTTTTAATATAAGGCACTTGTTACTTCCAAAGAAAGCTACCCTAAATATACCGGCATTTACACATGGAAAATGCCTCAGCAGTAAAGCAATTAAACGTTCAAGATCTATTGCCTCTGTTAGAATTCATGTTGAAAGAGCTATCCGAAGAATGAAGACCTTTAAAACTTTGTCAGGCATAATTCCATTGAAGTTTCGATTTCTGTTGAGGCAAATTACAACAATTGTTGCAGTTGTTATCAACTTACAGCCATGTCTCGCCTAAAGTATATGCCACATTCTCTTTTTTGCCAAATAGGTTTATGAGTATACAttctttttatgtataaaaattaagcctttttatgtacatgtgttcttaTGGCAGGGAataatgtatacttttgtataaaatcaaaACCCAAATGGGAAGTATGAAATCAATGTGTATGTACAATACTtatatttggtaataaatatGTGATTACATTCTTGAACCTGAGTTTTGAATTTTCACTCAAGCATTAAAACCTACATCTGGTAGGTAAAGTTGGGTACAAGTACACAAAAACAACTGGATCAATTACTCCCTCATTTAATAACTTGCTTATGTGTCATATTAGAAGATAGATGGACTATACAACGGATGCAAACATCGAAcaatgtttaatgatatttatacatCATTCATGGTACAAAAGCTCATGCAGAGAGAGACTTGTATGTTTcaatatgaatatgttattcaataacacattaatacaaatatgaattttgttcaaataaagaTTGCTccaattgtatttgaaatatagaacaaaacaatatttaacaataacttTGCCAGTGTGTAACATTGTCATAAATAGCAGGTCAGCATATTGCAATATTGTGATTGTTTTCCTTGGACCATACTATTGAATATTGTAGATATATTGCCTTTCATGGTTTTCATGTTTGAATATCAGGAAAGCAATATACTTGGTgtacaaattataccaaaataatgGTATCATAAGGCATCCATATCAAATGGATGGAACAATACAGGAATGCCATTTGTGCACCATATACCTTAAAGATAAAAATTGATCTCACAAGATCAGCAATTCTTTAAATGATGTTCTCAATAACAGTTGTAATAAAACTGTTATGCTGTCTACATGAGATGAACACAGACAAGGCATTTGTCTTTCAATTTGTATAgcatatgtttttcaaaagtggAAAGTATGCATCAGTGtaaaactttaacaatttatttttagaattatgcCAAAACGACTCATCAaagtcaactgttatggaacAAATGCCTTTGTGTGTGTACCCAACCAACACACATTTTGTGAGGCCAGTTACTCTCATTTGTCCTTGTACTTGGTCGAAATATGTATGTGAACGCctcaatgttaaattattgttttcatcttcaACACAGACATTTGAAAGTTTCAAGGCATTTTTAGggtgaaaacacttatatttatacatacactttatttcaatcaaaaattTCCCACATATTTTGCAATCAACTATTCCATCTGGTGAACAAGCTAAAATTGGGTCTTCATTAGAAACAACTAGCCCAGGCACTTTTACAgaacaatgtttatgtttaaacatatgtgTCTTGATAAAAATGTCATGggctttattttcaaatcgcTGTCCAAATAATATAGAGTCTGGTATAGAGTGTTCTGCAAacactgatttttttgtaaaccaattGCTGTTCGATTTAAATCATTGAATgtgtaattttatgaaaattggatGCAGTTAATAGTCCTTTTCTCATCCGATGCtagttattattttttgattGACCTCTTGTTAATTGTTCAATTTGCTCACATTCATTCTCTGAATAAGTAagataatacataaatatattagaaCAGTTACaagatatattttcacatttatgtTCCTTCATAAATTGTTCAGCTCTTTCCATTGGTGTTTTGACGCTCAGAGGTGATGAAGAACAATTATTCTGTTTATATGAGCAGTCATACATAGCACGTAATCCTCAGGCTGTTGGTTAAAGAGTTTTCACTTTTTCAAGGAAATCGTTAGGATCAGGCACTGGATACTCGTCAGACAATGGCGAATACAGTGGCATTGCTGTCTGTGTGCTgcaaacagaaaacaaaaaccTTAACTGTAGGCAAGTAAGAAAAGGCCAGAGTATGAAATGTTAAGGTTATTGTCTTAAGATGGGACTTGTTGGCAGTTTATTTCCATCTTTAAAAATTCatctatttatacatatatataaatatatatataacttattgATTGGGTTTCAAAAAGGGGTGAGGGATGTTAATCTAATATTTTATAgcctttaatatttcattaaaacatgttacaaaaatCACAGTACATCAGTTTCTAGTTAATAGGGGAGCATGTTTTGGTACATGTAGTATTATGCAGATAATTTTGAGTTAATATaagtattggaaaaaaataattggtgtGTGTACACACACGtttatcaaaaaacaaacaatgcaggagaaaatatttttttccaattcttTTATTAACTCAAAATAGGTACTTAGCCTGTGCCCATCACAAATATAGACACAGCCTGggtttttttgaaaacattttgttcacCTATTACCTCTGACTCAATTTCATATGGTGGGTGCTAAATATAGCACTTATCTTAAAGTAAATTAACTAAAGACAAAAGAAATATACCTGGACTCCACCATAATTGAAGTCTCAAGTTGTGAGGCAGGAATAGGTTTGCCAAGTTGATCGGCCTGAGAAGCACGCCGAACCCACATACATGGCCCTGAAGTACAGCTGGTCTTCTTGAAGTCTTGTACAAAGTCAAGGACTTCGAAGAGGGTTGCCACAACATGTCGACAGCATCCATCAATGCTATTAAAAAGCAATGATATTAAGATGAGCAGCCACAAAACATCCATGCCTAAACAAACTTATAGATAAATATGTGGCATCAAATTATATCTTATAATTTGGAGTGGGTTTATATAAGAGTATCAATAAGTAagctatgataaaatatgatctaaaataacaaataaaatattagattaCATCTATggatgtttttttgtataactCAAGTTCATGGTACTGAACTGTTATACAGATCAGAGAATACAAGTTATCAAGGGCCAGTTATCTAAGATGGTAGATAATTTTTTGTGCACAGGATGTCCTGGGTTCAATCTCCAGACGGGCTGCAAACTTTTCTGAGTAGGTGAGAAATTGTGTCCAACAAGGGACTGTGGCCAGTACCCTGCATGTCAGTGAGACTGTACTGCAGTTTAACAAATATAGCCAGTGGACATATGATCCAGCAAGTTAGAGGGAATCTATGTCACAGTTCTATTAATTGAATATCAGTTATCCAGGGCTGATTAGCTCACTTTGTAGAGCATACAACTTCCCAAGAACAGGTCCCTGGTCCGATTCCCAGGACAGGCCACATACTTTTCTGCATCTGTGacaagtataaaacatgaagtGTAGTTAAGGAAGAGTAAATTAGACCATTACCCTCCTTTGCAACTGCAATAAGCAGATTGAATGGATCCCTCGTCACTGTTCTTCATCATGATCCAACAGCTGTAGTAGCCTCTCTTGGATATTGGATCTTTATCATTCGTCCGGGGTTTCACATTGGCTTTCACAGCAACAAAGGCTGcaacaaagaataaaacatatattttatgca encodes the following:
- the LOC128225254 gene encoding uncharacterized protein LOC128225254; this translates as MSTVLFRSRSVADLQRYLRERGVTFSDSRKPALVELCSLAEELRIEVDPDGLLEDRPEVVCQKLMLNDMCLVSPQRLSGTNDLSFVPVLSIFNIYNNLITFNNYDHASLRAYHQLEGYTMFRDGYTRGIETVPYPNTAFVAVKANVKPRTNDKDPISKRGYYSCWIMMKNSDEGSIQSAYCSCKGGIDGCCRHVVATLFEVLDFVQDFKKTSCTSGPCMWVRRASQADQLGKPIPASQLETSIMVESSTQTAMPLYSPLSDEYPVPDPNDFLEKVKTL